The following proteins are encoded in a genomic region of Xenopus laevis strain J_2021 chromosome 3L, Xenopus_laevis_v10.1, whole genome shotgun sequence:
- the LOC108710639 gene encoding C-type lectin domain family 4 member G isoform X8 — MHCLEEMMNKESRSGDPGGSCMWHGGGRTTLRRNQSTGQKDIPIHWHKMDRGKLQSDSDIYGNITFTEEPTGTALKMRKIQQEPKEENLSPKFLKATETLRTQRRLLMILVTLLVLAFIFLIILTSLMFIYYSMVSSQLKQQDEEKDNLLTQITTINQTIDEQKANLLTQISTTKQTLDKQKTNILTQITAMQQTLDSRISESMRSTKQDILQTIENEKPKCDSNWKAFDGSCYYIVTTKKNWDNAQETCKSMNSDLVIINSDRKKNFLESITDSSYFWIGLKRDKNNKDEWRWVDGTYYYPPQRFWLKGEPNNDQGREDCVHMWKEKKWNDVFCTDEYKAICEKK; from the exons atgCACTGTTTAGAGGAAATGATGAACAAAGAAAGCAGAAGTGGAGACCCAGGGGGCAGTTGTATGTGGCACGGAGGAGGCAGAACAACACTGAGAAGGAACCAGTCAACTGGGCAGAAAGACATTCCAATCCATTGGCACAAGATGGACAGAG GAAAATTGCAAAGTGATTCTGATATATATGGAAATATCACTTTCACTGAGGAACCCACTGGAACTGCATTGAAGATGAGGAAGATTCAACAGGAACCTAAAGAAGAAAACCTCTCACCAAAAT TTCTGAAGGCAACTGAAACATTAAGAACACAGAGGAGACTCCTGATGATTCTGGTGACCCTGCTGGTTCTTGCCTTCATTTTCCTGATAATCCTGACCAGCCTCATGTTTATCTACT ATTCTATGGTGAGCAGTCAGCTAAAGCAGCAAG ATGAGGAAAAGGACAACCTTCTAACACAAATCACAACCATAAACCAAACAATCG ATGAACAGAAAGCCAACCTTCTTACACAAATTTCAACCACAAAGCAGACACTTg ATAAGCAGAAAACCAACATTCTAACACAAATCACAGCCATGCAACAGACATTGG ATTCCCGTATATCAGAGTCTATGCGCAGTACTAAACAGGACATCTTACAGACAATAGAAAATG AGAAACCCAAATGTGATTCTAACTGGAAAGCATTTGATGGAAGCTGTTATTATATTGTTACAACTAAGAAAAACTGGGACAATGCCCAGGAAACTTGTAAATCAATGAACAGTGATCTGGTTATTATCAACAGTGACAGGAAAAAG AACTTCCTTGAAAGTATTACTGACAGCTCATATTTTTGGATTGGCCTCAAAAGGGATAAGAATAACAAGGATGAGTGGAGATGGGTGGATGGGACATACTATTATCCACCACAGCG ATTTTGGCTGAAAGGGGAGCCAAATAACGATCAAGGAAGAGAAGATTGTGTTCACATGTGGAAAGAGAAAAAATGGAATGATGTTTTTTGCACCGATGAGTATAAGGCAATCTGCGAGAAAAAATAA